The following are from one region of the Euwallacea fornicatus isolate EFF26 unplaced genomic scaffold, ASM4011564v1 scaffold_97, whole genome shotgun sequence genome:
- the LOC136350070 gene encoding uncharacterized protein, whose product MHRKLQTNLHQLNVIKKLLRLKLENIEGLNRETSNVESRISWENVVSCFNQNVTSNVIINLTHKDINQFLNDSSLLFETKIKEFLKQNPVIKVASTFCGEFIKKSGDKEIINIFYFNTNYAIIDVGTNLLGWFRENIQDQVLNQLSEFQERDSGFALQKIDYLEININKFEMGSGSTFIKLPKEISKKRACINIQNDDQACFYWSIVSAIYPVINNNNRITSYPHYSTVLNTTNLEMPMPLNKIYKFEKLNDISVNVYALEMSTVPTTFYAVVPVRLTPQKLNKHINLLLIQNKYYPKLNDYNPVPTDAVVEEEDTNIIYHYCWIKDLSRLLSSQLNKHKQRKFICDRCLNYFSNHQKLLTHEVLCTKLNDCHISFPKYDFIEFKNHVYQQKAPFVIYADFESQLENVSFSNDLGKYQRHIPFSVGYFIKCAYNDSLSQFKMFRGTNCVEWFVNEMIELSKFIYNETKKNTPMNIQLDLSMAKRCHICEKPFSPKDEIVRDHDHFTGIFRGFAHSVCNLNFRKQFVVPIIFQNLSGYDSHFLIKLLCKKGCLSVLPINKEKYISFTHHVTENDIKFRYIDSYRFLGASLDELAKSMQPENLKLLKSQFLDVTEEKFKLLTCKGVFCYDYIDSIDKLDEKTLPSKEYFYNKLEDSHIDDEKYSHASKVWDSFNIQTLGEYSDLYLKTDVILLADIFEHFRLNCISTHNLDPSWYFTMPGYTWDCMLKYTKCKLELLHDIDQIMFIEKGIRGGVSVCSSRYSEANNKYMFDYDPVKPSKYLLYLDVNNLYGKAMCEPLPYGGFEWIEDTNFDVLTIPDDSPVGYILQVDLQYPNKLHDTHKDFPFAPEHLKPPQSKLPKLMTTLFHKQNYIVHYRNLKQMLKHGLVPTKIHKILKFNQSPWLKSYIELNNGFRTQAQSTFEKNLFKLFNNAVFGKTMENIRKHRVVKIVKSWEGRNGAKNFISSPRFHSRLILDENLVIIELKKSSICFNKPLYIGMAILDLSKIYMYDFHYEYMLPKMGVDRCKLMYMDTDSFIYELCCNDVYEEIIKRDLTKFDTSDYPTNNPYNIPPTNKKVLGLMKDEANGKIISHFVGLRSKMYSFKIQDGKVTKKAKGVKHTIVRNKLTFNDYVECLKNFKITSVTQRSIRSYNHEIYSVEQNKIALNPYDDKRQILSNSFDTLPYGHYSLSNIRHGQP is encoded by the coding sequence ATGCACCGCAAATTGCAGACAAATTTACatcaattaaatgtaattaaaaaactacttcgactaaaactagaaaatataGAGGGATTAAATCGAGAAACAAGTAATGTTGAAAGTAGGATTTCGTGGGAAAACGTGGTTTCATGTTTCAATCAAAATGTAACATcgaatgttattattaatttgacgcatAAGGATATAAATCAATTCTTAAACGATTcttctcttttatttgaaacgaagataaaagagtttttaaaacaaaatccagTTATTAAGGTAGCTTCCACATTTTGTGgggagtttattaaaaaatctggggataaggaaataattaacattttctattttaatacaaactaTGCAATCATTGATGTGGGAACGAATTTACTTGGCTGGTTTCGCGAAAATATCCAAGATCAAGTATTAAACCAACTGTCAGAATTTCAGGAACGTGATTCAGGCTTTGCTTtacaaaaaatcgattatttagaaattaatattaataaatttgaaatgggtaGCGGTTcaacttttatcaaattacctaaagaaatttcaaagaaacgggcttgcattaatattcaaaatgacgaTCAAGCCTGTTTCTATTGGTCGATTGTTAGTGCTATTTATCCtgttataaataacaataatcgtATTACTTCATATCCACATTACAGCACTGTTTTAAATAccacaaatttagaaatgcctatgcctttaaacaaaatatataaatttgaaaaattaaacgataTATCGGTAAATGTTTACGCTTTAGAAATGTCAACGGTACCGACAACATTCTATGCAGTAGTTCCAGTCAGATTAAcacctcaaaaactaaacaaacatattaatttgcttttaattcagAACAAATATTATCCTAAATTAAATGACTATAATCCGGTTCCCACAGATGCAGTAGTAGAAGAAGAAGATACCAATATTATCTATCACTATTGCTGGATTAAAGATTTATCACGATTATTATCCAGTCagttaaacaaacataaacaacgtaaatttatttgtgatagatgtttaaattatttttccaaccatcaaaaattattaacacatgAAGTATTGTGCACTAAGTTGAATGACTGTCATATTTCGTTTCCCAAATACGACTTTATAGagtttaaaaatcatgtttatcaacaaaaagccccatttgttatttatgctgATTTCGAAAGTCAATTGGAAAACGTTTCTTTCTCGAATGATTTAGGTAAATATCAAAGACACATTCCTTTTAGTGTAGGATATTTCATCAAATGTGCATATAATGACTCTTTATCTCAGTTCAAAATGTTTCGAGGTACTAACTGTGTTGAATGgtttgttaatgaaatgattgaactgtcgaaatttatttataatgaaacaaagaaaaacactCCAATGAACATCCAACTTGATTTATCAATGGCTAAAAGGTGTCACATTTGTGAAAAACCGTTTTCCCCTAAAGATGAAATTGTTCGAGATCATGATCATTTCACGGGTATTTTCAGAGGATTTGCTCATTCagtatgcaatttaaattttcgtaagcAGTTTGTGGTGCCGATAATTTTCCAGAATCTTTCCGGATAcgattctcattttttaatcaaacttttatgtaaaaaaggatGTTTAAGTGTACTACctattaacaaagaaaaatatatttcattcacCCATCATGTAAcagaaaatgacattaaatttcGCTATATTGATTCGTATAGATTTTTGGGGGCTTCTCTCGATGAACTTGCAAAATCGATGCAAcccgaaaatttaaaacttttaaaaagtcaatttttagatgtgacggaagaaaaatttaaactcttaACGTGTAAAGGTGTGTTTTGCTACGATTATATTGATAGTATTGATAAACttgatgaaaaaactttaCCATCCAAGgaatatttctataataaacTAGAAGATTCGCATATTGACGACGAAAAATATAGTCATGCATCGAAGGTATGGGattcttttaatattcagaCTTTGGGAGAATATTcagatttgtatttaaaaactgatgTTATACTTTTagctgatatttttgaacatttcagattaaattgtatttcaaCTCATAATCTCGATCCTTCATGGTATTTTACCATGCCCGGATATACTTGGGACTGTATGTTAAAGTACACTAAATGCAAGTTGGAGTTATTACACGATATCgatcaaataatgtttattgaaaaaggtATTCGTGGTGGCGTTTCTGTGTGTAGCAGTAGATATTCAGAAGCAAACAACAAGTACATGTTTGACTATGATCCTGTAAAACCGTCTAAATACCTTCTTTACCTAGATGTGAACAATTTGTACGGAAAGGCAATGTGTGAACCTTTACCTTACGGAGGCTTCGAATGGATAGAAGATACCAATTTTGACGTATTAACTATTCCTGACGATTCCCCCGTAGGGTATATTTTGCAGGTAGATTTACAGTACCCAAATAAGTTACATGACACGCATAAGGACTTTCCTTTCGCACCTGAACATCTTAAACCGCCACAATCGAAATTACCCAAATTAATGACCACtctgtttcataaacaaaattatattgttcattataggaatttaaagcaaatgttaAAACATGGATTAGTTCCgacaaaaattcacaaaattttaaagtttaaccaGTCACCATGGTTAAAATcttatattgaattaaataacGGGTTTCGAACACAAGCTCaatcaacttttgaaaaaaatttattcaagctGTTTAATAACGCGGTGTTTGGGAAAACgatggaaaatattcgaaagcACCGCgtagttaaaattgttaaatcttgGGAAGGACGTAATggtgcaaaaaattttatttctagtcCTAGGTTTCATAGCAGATTAATTCTAGATGAAAACCTTGTTATTATTGAACTGAAAAAGTCTTCAATCTGTTTCAATAAACCACTGTACATAGGCATGGCAATTTTAGACTTGTCTAAAATATACATGTACGATTTTCATTATGAGTACATGCTACCGAAAATGGGAGTTGATCGGTGCAAGCTCATGTACATGGACACCGACAGTTTTATTTACGAACTCTGTTGTAATGACGTTTATGAAGAAATCATAAAGAGAGATCTAacgaaatttgatacttcCGATTATCCTACCAACAATCCATACAATATCCCTccgacaaataaaaaagtcttaGGACTAATGAAGGATGAagctaatggaaaaattatttctcattttgttgGACTCAGGTCAAAAAtgtacagttttaaaattcaagatggAAAGGTTACCAAAAAAGCGAAAGGAGTGAAACATACTATTGTCCGtaacaaattaacttttaacgaTTACGTcgaatgcttaaaaaattttaaaatcacttcGGTAACCCAACGGTCTATTCGTTCCTATaatcatgaaatttatagcgttgaacaaaataaaattgctttaaatccTTATGATGACAAAcgacaaattttatcaaacagCTTTGATACTCTACCTTACGGACACTATAGCCTCAGTAACATACGTCACGGACAGCCTTAG